The Biomphalaria glabrata chromosome 1, xgBioGlab47.1, whole genome shotgun sequence sequence attcaataaaatcgaagtataaattgtgagttatagtccccaagttatttaactagaaaaatatcagattgagtaaaggttagaaaaaggcgactatgactGCATAATTtggggtttagaactcatctcaatcgtgactcttatactgaaaaatttcgtttgaattctaacttttcgaATGccaagtctttcttaaaataattatgataaattcatgtgaaattacataaactctgtctggaaatgggaggggcggtagagtgaaaacgttgaatcctcgctcctttaataatttctgctaaagattgcatttggcattaaagaataggggtggggcgactcgatataaaaatttgatttatagtatatataaattatattagtgacagatttttttattttgtaatttcttaactataatacaaaaagaaaaagtattggtttgtccgatgggggaaaagcgattgcatgtatcgcccctcccacctggtacaaacctttttcatttaaatttactgatgatacaatttgagattagagtgtggtacgacataatattcaatgggttcacatatcaatacgtagtttatattatatagatattcaactaattttgttcacaaactatgattctccataaaaataggatcACCCCctactcagagggctagagtggggagggcagtacatgcaatcgccctccccctCCAACCCcaccgaaacggccaagataccagaaggggagcgacataatataataaaatttatatattaattcaactaattttgttcacaaactatgatttctccataaaagtaggaacgccccccccctcactcaaaaggtttaggttaccgccccccccccccggacagCCAGTGGTTAGGTTTCATCATAGCTGCAATCTAAATTACACGATCTAAAGCAGTAGACCTACATACACCCTGTCCCAAGTGTTAGTGATACTAATAATCACAATTAAATATAGAACcgtccatctttttttttttcgaccttTGTACTTGAACTGTAGCGCGGGAAATTTGAAAGAGTATTACAGTTAATGTTCGAgcttttgtttactttgaattttatttagtatTCACTTTGCATTGTGATCACGattaattaagtaaaaaaaaaaaacaactgaaaagaCATCCCAAGGAAATAAAGGAATAAAGAAGCAAACAAGTTTTTTATTGAGTGAAGGTAGAGCACCGTTCAGTTGCTGCCATGTCGGTCAATATTGCAAGGATTATCTCCCCTTATCTTAGTACATTTTCCCcaataaaacacatttaattaataataagatctaattgatttttttttaaaaaggtcgaTTTATATGGTTTCAtcgacaaaaaataaatgcaaatttcaactttatccgagaatggcaAGTGGGAGAAGACACGTACTCtgcccagacagacagacggagtgaggtAAGATCatcttgtcaaaaaaaaatcatcatgCTAACTtcacttcttgtttttttacaagaaaACATCAAAGGTGTCAGAATGTTACGTTAAgaataaaacatacaaaataataacaacaacaacaaacaacaacaaaactttaaatAGTAATGAGCAGAGGCATATAGCTAGGAGAAATAGATGTTTAAATCTTTATTTCCTAGTCATTACATATGATATAGGCCtaccattttaaaatacaaagtacATAATTCAAGTATCGATTTGATTATCTGACAAggtaacatattttaaaattgtatttatgtgtTTCCAATCTTCAAACATATTACGCTTCTAATAGCTATGTATAGATCATctttcgtaaaattagttttagATAGACCTACATTAACTTCtagatttttatattatataacaaCATGTAGGAGGGCCAATCTCGCTATTCCCTTTTAGAACAACAGTTATAAActaaagcaaattatacacacAATAGTTTACATCTTGAGGTAAAAAATATGATCAAAACAGATGAATATACGTTTGTCAAAAATGTGTCTAACATTGTAATAtagtaacaaataaacaacTTATTACAAAAATGTAACAATCATCGAGACACTGATCTGACTGGCCACATTAAGAAAGATAATACAAGAGTCAATGTATACCCGCCTTCCATATTTAAGGAAATATAAGGAAGTGGAGGCTGTGTTAGAATGTTCGAAATGTTCGTATATCTTATTCACACTATTCATATCCAGCTCCAAGGTACAGTGCTACACTCCCAGGTGGGCAAACATAAGGGGGAGTAGTGCACACTTCAAATGTAAGATTGTTTAACGGGAACTaactctaaaaataaattaagaatctcttattttcattatttgtgGTTAGCATTGTAATAACAGTAATAAACTATTTAATAAAGCAGTGATAAGGTTTTAGCCCTGAATAgactttaaacttatttgtgCACGATTAAAGGCATAAAGATCTATCTGTTTAggcccatgggcgtagccaggaagggggggtttggggttcaaccccccccccccgaaatgaaatcgcccccccccgaggggggggggggagtcggaatttagtgactgattttttgctttgattttgtttattttaggtgagattttaatactaaaccatcacttgccccagcaaaaccaaaggggttttgagtttaaaaccccctaccagggggttttgagtttaaaaccccctaccaggggggttcgagtttaaaaccccctaccaggggggttcgagtttaaaaccccctaccaggggttttgagttttaaaccccctacttggggtttttgcagttaactccccctcttctataaaacaaaacaaaacaaaaaaaaaatgcaaacgaaaatcccctaattccaagagcgattttgattttaaaacccctctccaaaatttacgataaacccccctcttcaatataaaaaaaagctaattacgcactaaaaatgttatgagcgtagctaaatgggttttgacttagttttgagttgaaaccccacttcagcgggtttgaaggtaaaaaaagacctctttaataataaaaacaaagcaaattatacactcaaaatggtatgagtgtagtcaaaggggttttaagtttaaactcccctccagtggagtttgaagctaaaaagtaactcttcaatataaataaaagcaaattactcactctaaaatctataagcgtagccaaaggggttttgagtttaaaccccccgccaagGGGGTTTGAGggtaaaaatacatcttcagttgaagaaaaaaagcaaattacgcactcaaaatgctatgagcgttgccaaaagggttttgagtttaaactcccatTCAGACggatttgatgctaaaaaatacctcttcaataaaaaaaaaaaaagcaaattacacactaaaattatttgagcgtagccaatccaatcgggggttttgagtttaaacccctcttctacagatggcgttttttaaaagtttaaaacccctccagatggttttgagtttaagatcctcCTTActgagcattttgaggtggaaaacccccaacagatgattttgacgataaaacttctcttttcgatataaaatctaaagcaaactacagtcacttaattccaagagcgtattcaagagaggttacacatttttaccagtggcagggctcccttaataaaatgcagtgaatagtcatctgccgaaattgaaaaacactaaatgtggctcaacaaagatagctaagacagattttaggagtcagttatagagatcgggtttaaatcaaataaatcgtatgccgaactgggagtcgaccctttagtaagattgtgagagagcgacgcatgaggtttgcgggacatgttctccgacaaaatgaattacgcataagaagatgATAtctgatatcctagtacaacttgacgccactcattcattggggtcctcatggcaggtgggaaaaggcttcagacattaccagtgacagatttttatggaaacagcttgacgtcaaatgctccgaacggcgcgggagggtctaagtcagtaagaatagcacataaggtttttgaaataaaactttttaatggcaggaaaatgcactgtaaataccttagaatatgcattttgttggctttcaataccagaaatagtgcttggcggcggggcttcgccccgcgctggaggagctcctagcgctcccccagatccctttgctagtaatggcggggaatctacaatttatggaaacagcttgacgtcaaatgcgccaaacggcgcgggagggtctaagtcagtaagaatagcacataaggtttttgaaataaaactttttaatagcaggaaaatgcactgtagatacctcagaatatgcattttgttggctttcaatatcagaaatagtgcatggcggcggggcttcgccccgcgctggaggagttcctagcgctcccccagacccctttgctagtaatggcggggaatctacaatttatggaaacagcttgacgttaaatgcgccaaacggcgcgggagggtctaagtcagtaagaatagcacataaggtttttgaaataaaactttttaatagcaggaaaattcactgtagatacctcagaatatgcattttgttggctttcaatatcagaaatagtgcatggcggcggggcttcgccccgcgctggaggagctcctagcgctcccccagacccctttgctagtaatggcggggaatctacaattttcccactaactcatggaagaacctattctagggcacaataaacgtcttccgaaagaatgaagggtcagaatgcaataaagattatgtacacacacacacacataaatacatataaaaaaaaattctccggggggggggggggagaaaaaatccaccccccaaaccccccccccccgaaaaaaaatcctggctacgcccatgtgtttagctCAAAGGACTGTTAGAGCAGTCTACAAAGACTTGCTAATTCGGATTCTTTGAGAGCTAGATCTACATCCAACAgataatattacaaaaaaataaaaagttatagtAGTTCTCACACTTTCAAACAAAGTATTTTCGTACCTCTTTAGACCATCGCTCATACATATAAGTATATGACTATACATATCCAGAATGATAGTCATACAATAAATTATCCATaatgatatttaaaatttgGCTCAACTTTCATTTCTCTAAACGTCCAGCCTTACACTAATTATCTTACcaccataatttaaaaaaaatgtcaatcattagaaaacaacaaaatattgtcATCTTTAACAAGTGATAAAACATAGCTCTAGTTAAATGCTATAGCAATGATAGCACACTTTACATCTTTAAAATCTAAAGGGCTATTCAAtaactattttctttaatttgataGTCCTATTAGCATACTAGAACTAGAACAAAGGTAGCTCCTAACTTAATTTCTCTATGTCAAAGGAATACTGGTCTTCAAAATAATCACACAGTAAATTCAGATATACATTGTTCTCGAATTGTTATGTTCCTAGAGGTGGAGTTTAGGGGCTATACATAGAGCAGTGCTGATTGAGCTTTAGGCCTACTTATTGTATAGAGTAAGGTTTACAAAACGATAGGCCGACTTGCcctaattctattttttttagatagaaaGTTTCCATggtaaaaacttaaaaaataaaggaaagGTAATTACATTCATTATGACTTTTTACATTGCAATGCGGAACGAACCAAGAATGAATCTCTTATTAAAGGAGTTGTCTGATGCTCTGATCATAGGATGACAAGAACAGGCTGTTTTTatcgttgtttttttcagaGCAGGAACTGAGTTTGATCGACCAGGGACCTGCagatgggattttttttttaaggtggaATTTTATGAGGCGCTATACCaatattgtaaaaaattatGAGGCCCAATCAGAAATCCAATTTACTCGTTGGTCCAAAAttgcctttgaaaaaaaaaacaaacgtagTCAGCAGCTGGTCTGATGTCTCGAATGATACTGTGTTGATGTCTGCATATGTATGTGTTGATGTCTGCATGTGTATGTGTTGATGTCTGCATATGTATGTGTTGATGTCTGCATGTGTATGTCAGCTATTATATTTCAATGTTTAAATTTGATATCGAGGAAAATATTCGTCTATGTTGATAGCAGTAATAAAAGTTCTCTAAATATGTTGGGCGCAGTGACGAGTTTTAGAAATGCCGGAAATATgtcattattttaataaacttgAGCTAGTTgtgattttattaaaatctAATCTACTATTTGTGCTGCACACAACGAATGGATTTGTTTACTATCTAACTTGCTTACGTTTTTTACAGCCTAATCACGTGGGAATgactatttaaacatttaaatctatGCGATGTAGACTCTAAGGCTATGAAATCCCTAGGTAAACCTACAAGGTGTCCAACCCGGAAATAAAGCTTGAAAAAATGCGATATCATCATGTAACAAGATTCACAATGTTCCTTATTTAATGAAGAATTGATCCTGTGTATGTTAAGACACTGAGGAGTCACTGAGGACCATCGTACAACTGAAGGCAAACTTCAAGCAAGAAATTGGTGTCATTGATAGACATGTAGCAGAGAACATGTATGAATATGGAGCGCcgcgttttttgtttttttcgcgGAAATCGAAAGAGAAACTTTTCGGCAACCCTTGTAGTGTTGACCAGTCTACGCATGTTCGTTTCTTACAGCTCACCACGGCAGCAACCTTGTAACGTTGAACTGTTCAGGTATGCTTGTTCTTACAGCTCACCACGGCAGCAACCTTGTAACACGGAAGTAACCTTGAAATGTTGACATGTCCAGGTATTGCTTGTTTCTTGCAGCTTGCCACGAGTTCAAATGCAGtttttttagattgtatttCCGAGGAGGACATCCTGTATTATTGAAGTGATCTCTTGCTCTCTGTAGGATGGACGTGTTACACTTAGATCTTTGGTTAAAGGTATCGTACCTCGCCACCTTCATTTGTCACATTTGAACCGACTTGAAtctaaagtcaatgtttttccTTGGTATTTTCCCCATTCTTTGTGTAATGTCCCACACTTTCGATTAGATTACCGTGTCGAATTTTATGGCAAGCATTTACATCTAACAAATACAATTTATGGAATAAAGATAATTGAAAtcaatttgtatttcttttgtagAATCTTTATGAACAGATAAAATGTAACTAGCACTTctgttattaataatattacaaaagtttttttttgtttgtttgcacttttattaaaagaaaaaaaaaggatatgagAAATGAATACAATCGATGTTTCATGTTGATGAGAAACGTTACAAACCACAACAACGATCATAGAGTAGAATGTTACTTGATAATACATCGTGCCACGAAAACAAGGTCGATGAGACAACTTTTCGATGAGTTTCACCCTCAATAGGATAGACTTGTGTGTTTATTTCCGTTGTATGTACAGCCCAGCGTTAACAACAGTGAAAATATGTCACAACGTTTTCATATTCCAATATGACTAGGATGTACTTTGACTAATAAATaaagtgatttgtaacaagtaCGGCCATAAACAcataatcgaaaaaaaaaagtcatataaataacaaaacatttcatcaaAGTGACAGATTATTGATTAGTTCAATGAAGACATCAGTTCTGTCACGTGTCTTGTCACgtgttgtttatagttttcatctATCACCAGCAATAAATGTTTAATAGTTAAAGTGTACCTTAGTTTCTTTTATGTTGCTTCTCACACCATTCCAGAATCGTCACACAAGATTGTCAACAGAGTATGAATTTACAGAAACGCAATTCCAGAACCCAACAGAGAAGGAAGTTTTTCGTGACGCTTCTCTCTGTGAGTGCGTTTGTTCTTCACTTTtacaaaagtatatatatatccaaaacataaatttttattatgtcTTTAAGCAAACtcggatataaaaaaaaaagacttttattGACTCAGCACAGCTCTGTCCTCTCAACACATCGACTGTAAACTCTGGATTGGGAATGACTGTGAATCGTTCTCTGTTTATTTGTGTCTCCGCCATCTACGACTGTGTTGGATTTAAACAGTCATTTTTGTACATTCTCTGTTTTCTGCAAAGGCAAAATGTTAAACACTGAAGTGATAAATTGGATGACCAGGAGGTCACGAGGTATATGCCAGAAGTGACGTTTGGTGTGTCCATAGCAACGCTAGAAGCGTCAGCAAAAGAGAGATTTTACTGACTATGATCGTAGCGGCTCCGTCCTTTTCCTGGTTTGTACCTAAACAAACGAAATAAAAGGACGATAAAAAATGCTTACAAAGAAACTAAACATAacctataaataaatgtaactgAAAGTAATCAAACAATCAATCAGCAAACCAATCAATCAGTcaatctgtccgtctgtcttgtgtgtgtgtccataGCAACGCTAGGAGAAGCGTCAGCAAAAAAGAGATTTTACTGGCTTCGGTCATAGAGGCTCCATTCTCTAAACTGGACATACTCTTGTGTGTCCCGTTGTCACCCTGGTTTGTACctaaacaaaggaaataaaaggAGAGTAACAATGCTTACAAAGAAACAAGACATATTAATATGCGTAAACTGAtaaattatcttcttatcttataacatgggcgtagccggggaggggggggggcttcagGGTTAAATTCTCCCTCGAAATGATCCCTCCTCCACGGCAAGGGGAGGGATGGGTGGAATTTTGTGACTGCTGttttattttaagcttttttctttttattggagAGGAGATTTTAATGCTAAACCATCACTAGCCCTAGCGTTGCCAAGGAGGGTTTAGATGTTAAAATCCCCactcctataaaaaaaaagcaaagttatTGTCACTACATTCCATGAGCGTACCCAAGAGAGGATTGAGGTTAAAACtcctaacaataattaataactaaagcaaaactacagTCAACAAATTCCATGAGCCTGGTCATGGGAGGTTTTGtggttaccccccccccttttccaataaaaagaaaagtaaatgtgCAATCACTACATTCCATGTGcgtataaataaaaaagcaaaactatagtAACCGTTTTAGCCTAGCAATTGGGTTTTTCTGTCAGTCGCTGGAACCCATTAGTAAAGTAAATCTACAAGAATTCAAGCAACATACTTAAAAACTAAAGTCATTGGAGCTTCAATCCTACccgaaataaaacatttcactcattgattttttttttaccagtcaCTGGGATCTACTCTATCTAATACCGTGCAGTGAAGAGCAGATTTGATATTTGACCCACACATTTTTAATAGAAGAATAGCGGAATATATTGCACATCTGGTCTGCGAGCCATTCCAATTTCCAACGCTCAGTGTCTCGACCATATTCACACCCAATGTCTTATAAATAACCGACGTTCctttaaatagaaaataattacgtcctatgcgcaTCCATGTGTTAATTTAATCGAACATGCTAGAGagaaactctgctaagtcattgagACGTTACGAGCGTAGGTTTTTTCTGGAATCACTTAGAAATGCTCTGTTCACAGAACTAAACCTACTGAGACCTGCATCTAAGTGATCTTGGTTTGTACCGAAACAAGATAAAAAGGACTATCGAAAAATGCTTACTAATAAACGAAATATAGAATAGAAATGTGTGTAACTGAAATCCATTAGTCATTCAGTCCGcaaataaatcaatcaatcatatatgtccgtccgtccgtccgtccgtccatccatccatccatccatccatccatccatccatccatccatctatccatctatctatctatctatctatctatctatctatctatctatctatctatctatctatctatctatcatctgttacatataggtaaatccagcactTGGTACaatctatatttaataaaatgcgCAATTATTCATTAGCATCCTTACCTCTTCTTTTGTTTGCAGATTCCgctgaaatatataaacaaaacatatGTGTCAGATTCAGGATATAAAACTATGAGTAAACACTAAGCAGTTTATACATGTAGAATGTCtaacattttgtttctattatgaatgtaaaaatagtctAACTGTTGGACTAGACCCATATTAAATATGAAATTTCATTAGTAAGCTGTTgggtaatgaaataaaaaaaacaacatttttctaTTCTACAGGTCACCTAGTGCCAAATGGAAATATATGCTACTGAAGATGGGAAGGGTTGCGTTGAATGACCTTTATTTACTCCCGACTATAACGACAATGATCTCTCACCATGCAATACCGTGACCTTCAGGTTGGCGATGTCGTCGGTACTACTGCGGCAGATGTAGTCACCCGTGTCCGCCAGGCTACTGTGTTCTATGGTCAGCtctgagacaaagtatttctCAGCATGAGACTGAATTTTGTAGATTTGGACGTGTCTGCAATATGGAACAAGAGAAACAATTAAAATTCTCACTTACCCAGTAAATTAGCATATTTAGGTCACTTGGAAGCAGCTTTGACGCAACTATGACTCGCGTCAGCTACACCACTACCTCCTATAAATCCATAtcaacaatttctttttaaaaactattggtCTACCAAAGGGCGTTATTATCTAATGATTTGAGAAGCGTCGGTGTTCACTGTGTTTAATTCACTTACTTGTATTTATTCTCGTCGATCTTATCGCCTCCCTTGAACCAGTCCATCTCGTCAGGAACTCTGGCACCTCCTGAAGCGTTACACCGTAAGAAAATCTTCTCTCCTTGATCGACATACCTCCTACCAGTTATCGATATAGCTGGTGCGAAAATccacagaaagaaaaagaaaattattagaACATATTTCAATATACGAAATGAAATAAACAAGGAGTGGCAGATTTTGTCCAGTAGCTAATTTAAAGACAAACCTAGATTTAAAATGTCTATAAAGAAAAATCGAACTTTCATAATATTTAATAGACTTtaaagatctaagtctatagaTCAACTGTTTCCGGCATCTATACatctatatatacaatatactcAAGTAGCGGCAGAAAAAAATTCGTTTCTTATACAAATTAAGTTCGTGTCTGTTTGACGACAACCAGAATGTATCTCTTTTAGGATAATACCCTACAATACTAGCCTATATATGTGACAGCGTCTAGGCTGAGAGAAGGGGTCTAAAAAGTACAATACTCTGTAAAGTGTTCTTCTTTGGTGTCACGTGACATTTAGCTATTAATAGATACAAAGTGATATTTACAGTTGACTCTTGATAGTCCGACCGTTTACGTGACACGTGGGGAGGGGATGggtgggaaaaaaaggggggggggtcagattACCGAAAACGTCGGATTACTAAGGGATAGCTATTTCAACCTTTTGTGTCAAGAAAATTCTGGATGTATGTAAAGAGCTAAAAGTACAATACATTAACATAGGAGTTCAGCTTTCACTGTAGCATATTATGTACAGAGCTTAAAGTACAATACACGAACAGGAGTTCAGCTTTCAATATAGCATATTATGTACAGAGCTAAAAGTACAATACATTAACATAGGAGTTCAGGCTTCAATGCAGCATATTacaatctacattttaaaatatgcgCACTGTAttaaattacataaatttacgcatgtgtgttataaaaaaatcttttatgttcttttctttctttcttcgcAAACTATCATTGACCAGTCACGTGACTTTCTTTAACGTCTTTCAACATTCACGTGCAGCTGATGTATTGTCACCACGTCGTATTATCAAGAGTCAACTGTGCTCTCACGTTTTCTGAACTATTAAAAGGTTAAAAATACTGGCGGTATAGGCCAAGTACTTAAAAGCCCTTAATAAGAGATATCATCAGCTACTTGTTAACCAAATGAATGCACATCTTTGTGGGACACTGGGGTAATTTGTCTAGCCTTTAACCTACCTTTGTAATAATTAATGTTAACATATAATCATTACAAATTAAACTGATAATCACACACACAGAAACGttcaatgtaaataaataaatggcaatcgattagtataaaaaaaagtgcttgAAATTATCAACTGAAGAATAAACTGAAAACTTTCTTATAgctaaagaaataatttaaggTCGAAATCAAAGTGAAGCAGTCTAATGAAACAAAagacataggcctattattgagtaggcctacaaaacaagTTCTCATCTAGTACACAAACAATGAATTCAGTTTGTCATTCCTAAATTAGTGTGTTAAAACGTTGAGACTCATCATGCCTATAAAGACTCTAGAGTTATATCAATCTTCAGTGCTTTGAGATGATAGCAAATTAAATTTGACATTTTCTGAGTTGCTTTGATTACCTTCTAACATCTCATATTCTAAAAGCACACGagattataaaattttaaaattaacatcacagataaacaaaacaacaatagcTATTGTCTATAAAATCTGGAGGTGTCAAGCTATATATAGAAACATCCTGATGCTAGCACTTcctttacattattttcatttcaagataaaaaaaatatctgccCACTTTCGTTAATTAGATCCACATCAAAGACGTTGAAATCTATAGGactgtgatctagatctatgcacTACAATTGTTTTTTTCGCCATATTCTTATCGTGAATTGCAAGTAGCATACAATAATATCAACTGCAGTTGAATGAACTAATAGAATTTCTGGTTTATTCAaactttagattttttaaagatgaatTTCGAAAAGACAGGAAATAAAGTTGAAATATGAAGACAAATCTTTCTTAGATGAAATAGGAAACCATACAGTAATAAGAGACAATAGCTTTGAACTGGAGA is a genomic window containing:
- the LOC106070382 gene encoding zwei Ig domain protein zig-8-like isoform X5, translating into MKRQRREPRWIDPTINVFSLLVALAAFLTTMALAAPSVHDDILGEHVPVPEFLPGTSNVTVREGDAAMLPCSVKNLGTKQVVWRRVEGDKVLTIGTMTWSMDNNVSMEHSKKSKDVTTWNLILHHVTPEDSGVYECQLTSRAGHVRHVTLNVVGPPLTSKTAISITGRRYVDQGEKIFLRCNASGGARVPDEMDWFKGGDKIDENKYKHVQIYKIQSHAEKYFVSELTIEHSSLADTGDYICRSSTDDIANLKVTVLHAESANKRRGTNQGDNGTHKSMSSLENGASMTEASTNQEKDGAATIIVSKISLLLTLLALLWTHQTSLLAYTS